Proteins encoded by one window of Mus musculus strain C57BL/6J chromosome 10, GRCm38.p6 C57BL/6J:
- the Sbno2 gene encoding protein strawberry notch homolog 2 isoform X5: MSQLRFWLQFAALNKDPSCLEDLSNASVFSSSVDSLSDIPDTPDFLQADSLNEVPTIWDVSTTSTTHDKLFIPSGPFSAPEDPVTSLSSTPLLISYQSHSQPEEEEGEEEEETEELGHAETYADYVPSKSKIGKQHPDRVVETSTLSSVPPPDITYTLALPTSDNSTLSALQLEAITYACQQHEVLLPSGQRAGFLIGDGAGVGKGRTVAGIIVENYLRGRKKALWFSASNDLKYDAERDLRDIEAPGIAVHALSKIKYGDNTTSEGVLFATYSALIGESQAGGQHRTRLRQILQWCGEGFDGVIVFDECHKAKNASSTKMGKAVLDLQSKLPQARVVYASATGASEPRNMIYMSRLGIWGEGTPFRTFEEFLHAIEKRGVGAMEIVAMDMKVSGMYIARQLSFSGVTFRIEEIPLSPAFQQVYNRAARLWAEALSVFQQAADWIGLESRKSLWGQFWSAHQRFFKYLCIAAKVHRLVELAQQELSRDKCVVIGLQSTGEARTREVLDENEGRLDCFVSAAEGVFLSLIQKHFPSTRRRRDRGGGKRKRRPRGRGPKASRLSLEAAGVIRISDGSSTESDAGLDSDFNSSPESLVDDDVVIVDAPTHPTDDRGSLYPLQRDLQGPGVVERVERLKQGLLAKVRALGRELPVNTLDQLIHQLGGPECVAEMTGRKGRVVSRPDGTVVFESRAEQGLSIDHVNLREKQRFMSGEKLVAIISEASSSGVSLQADRRVQNQRRRVHMTLELPWSADRAIQQFGRTHRSNQVSAPEYVFLISELAGERRFASIVAKRLESLGALTHGDRRATESRDLSKYNFENKYGARALSRVLATIMGQTDNRVPLPQGYPGGDTAFFRDMKQGLLSVGIGSRESRSGCLDVEKDCSITKFLNRILGLEVHKQNALFQYFSDTFDHLIEIDKKEGRYDMGILDLAPGINEIHEESQQVFLAPGHPQDGQVVFYKISVDRGMKWEEALTRSLELKGPYDGFYLSYKVRGSKMSCLLAEQNRGEYFTVYKPNIGRQSQLETLDSLCRKFHRVTVEEAREPWESSYALSLEHCSHTTWNQRCRLTQEGKCCAQGLRLRHHYMLCGALLRVWGRIAAVMADVSSSSYLQIVRLKTKDKKKQVGIKIPEGCVHRVLQELQLMDAEVKRRSTHGLAARPPTPRAITLPCGPGEVLDLTYSPPAEAFPTPPRFAFPSLPPPDPSSLMLGARDPATNPVELAHQSCDINFREVLEDMLRSLRAGPTETPAPLVGVGGGGTERQSVIHFSPPFPNS; this comes from the exons ATGTCACAGCTGCGCTTCTGGCTGCAGTTCGCTGCGCTCAACAAG GACCCCTCATGCCTCGAGGACCTCTCCAATGCCTCTGTCTTCTCTTCATCTGTGGATTCCCTGTCAGACATCCCAGACACACCTGACTTCCTGCAGGCTGACAGCCTCAACGAGGTGCCTACCATCTGGGATGTCAGCACCACCTCAACTACCCATGACAAG CTGTTCATACCTAGTGGGCCATTCTCGGCTCCTGAAGACCCGGTGACTTCGCTCTCCAGCACTCCACTTCTCATCAGCTATCAG TCACACAGCCAGcctgaggaggaagaaggggaggaagaggaggagactgaGGAACTGGGCCATGCTGAGACCTATGCTGACTATGTACCATCTAAGT CCAAGATTGGAAAGCAACACCCAGACCGTGTGGTTGAGACCAGCACACTGTCCAGTGTTCCACCCCCGGACATCACCTACACCCTAGCGCTACCCACCTCAGACAACAGCACCCTGTCTGCCCTACAGCTGGAAGCCATCACCTATGCCTGCCAG CAACACGAGGTCCTGCTGCCCAGTGGGCAGCGTGCTGGTTTTCTGATTGGGGATGGGGCCGGCGTGGGCAAGGGCCGCACAGTGGCTGGCATCATAGTGGAGAACTACCTGCGGGGCCGGAAGAAGGCATTGTG GTTCAGTGCCTCCAATGACCTCAAGTATGATGCGGAACGGGACCTGAGAGACATTGAGGCCCCAGGCATTGCAGTGCATGCATTGAGCAAG ATCAAGTACGGTGacaacactacctcagagggtGTCCTCTTTGCCACCTACTCTGCCCTGATTGGAGAAAGCCAGGCAGGTGGGCAGCATCGCACACGCCTCCGCCAGATCCTGCAGTGGTGTGGTGAGGGCTTCGATGGTGTG ATTGTGTTTGACGAGTGCCACAAAGCCAAGAACGCCAGTTCCACTAAGATGGGCAAGGCCGTGCTGGACCTGCAGAGCAAACTGCCCCAGGCTAGGGTGGTGTACGCCAGTGCCACAG GTGCCTCTGAGCCCCGCAACATGATATACATGAGCCGGCTGGGCATTTGGGGTGAGGGCACACCCTTCCGGACCTTTGAGGAGTTCCTGCATGCCATTGAGAAGAG GGGCGTGGGTGCCATGGAGATCGTGGCGATGGACATGAAGGTCAGCGGCATGTACATCGCTCGCCAGCTCAGCTTCTCAGGGGTCACCTTCCGAATCGAGGAGATCCCGCTGTCCCCTGCCTTCCAGCAGGTCTATAATCGGGCAGCCCGGCTG TGGGCCGAGGCCCTGAGCGTGTTCCAGCAGGCAGCTGACTGGATCGGCCTGGAGTCTCGCAAGTCCCTGTGGGGTCAGTTCTGGTCAGCGCACCAGCGCTTCTTTAAGTACCTGTGCATCGCAGCCAAAGTGCACCGGCTAGTGGAGCTGGCACAGCAGGAGCTGAGCAGGGACAAG TGTGTGGTCATCGGGCTGCAGTCCACAGGGGAGGCACGGACTCGAGAGGTGCTGGATGAGAACGAGGGCCGCCTGGACTGCTTCGTCTCCGCAGCAGA AGGTGTCTTCCTGTCCCTGATCCAGAAGCACTTCCCTTCCACCAGGCGGAGGCGTGACCgcggaggaggaaagaggaaac GGCGGCCTCGGGGTCGTGGCCCCAAGGCTTCCAGACTGTCACTGGAGGCAGCAGGAGTTATCCGTATTAGTGATGGCAGCAGCACAGAGTCAGATGCTGGCCTGGATAGCGACTTCAATTCATCCCCAGAATCCCTGGTAGACGATGATGTGGTCATTGTAGACGcccccacacaccccacagatGACCGAG GTTCCCTGTACCCACTTCAGAGAGACCTGCAGGGCCCTGGTGTCGTGGAACGGGTAGAACGGCTGAAACAGGGTCTGCTTGCCAAGGTGCGAGCGCTGGGCCGGGAGCTGCCAGTCAACACGTTGGACCAGCTCATCCACCAACTTGGGGGTCCTGAGTGTGTGGCCGAG ATGACCGGCAGGAAAGGCCGAGTGGTATCGAGGCCTGATGGGACAGTGGTCTTTGAGTCCAGAGCAGAACAGGGCCTGTCCATCGACCATGTGAACCTCAGGGAGAAGCAGCGCTTCATGAGCGGCGAGAAG ctCGTGGCTATTATCTCTGAGGCCTCCAGCTCAGGTGTCTCCCTCCAAGCCGACCGTCGAGTCCAGAACCAGCGGCGCCGGGTACACATGACCCTGGAGCTGCCTTGGAGTGCAGACCGTGCCATTCAACAGTTTG GCCGCACCCACAGGTCCAACCAGGTCTCAGCACCCGAGTACGTCTTCCTTATCTCAGAACTGGCAGGGGAGCGCAGGTTTGCCTCCATTGTGGCCAAGCGGCTCGAAAGTCTG GGTGCCCTCACCCATGGAGATCGCCGCGCCACTGAGTCCCGAGACCTGAGCAAGTACAACTTTGAGAACAAG TATGGCGCCCGTGCGCTCAGCCGCGTCCTTGCTACAATCATGGGCCAGACGGACAACAGGGTGCCCCTGCCCCAGGGCTATCCAGGAGGGGATACCGCCTTCTTTCGGG ACATGAAGCAGGGCCTGCTGTCTGTGGGCATCGGCAGCCGGGAGTCACGCTCGGGCTGCTTGGATGTGGAGAAGG ACTGCTCCATCACCAAGTTCCTGAACCGCATCCTTGGGCTGGAGGTGCACAAGCAGAACGCCCTGTTCCAATACTTCTCCGACACCTTCGACCACCTCATCGAGATCGACAAGAAGGAGGGCAGATACGACATGGGCATCCTAG ACCTGGCCCCTGGCATCAACGAGATACATGAAGAAAGCCAGCAGGTGTTCCTGGCACCTGGGCACCCACAGGATGGGCAAGTGGTCTTCTACAAG ATTAGCGTGGACCGCGGTATGAAGTGGGAAGAGGCATTAACTAGGTCGCTGGAGCTCAAAGGTCCCTATGATGGCTTCTACCTCTCCTACAAG GTACGAGGCAGCAAAATgagctgcctcctggcagaacaGAATCGCGGCGAGTATTTCACCGTGTACAAGCCAAACATCGGCAGACAGAGCCAGCTGGAGACCCTGGACAGCCTGTGCCGGAAGTTTCACCGG GTCACTGTGGAAGAGGCCCGGGAACCCTGGGAGAGCAGCTATGCCCTGTCCTTGGAGCACTGCAGTCACACCACCTG GAACCAGCGCTGCAGACTGACACAGGAGGGCAAGTGCTGCGCCCAGGGCCTGCGCCTCCGCCACCACTACATGCTGTGTGGGGCGCTGCTGCGTGTGTGGGGCCGCATCGCCGCTGTCATGGCGGATGTCAGCAGTAGCAGCTACCTACAGATTGTGCGCCTTAAGACCAAGGACAAGAAGAAGCAAGTGG GCATCAAGATCCCCGAGGGATGCGTTCACCGCGTACTGCAGGAACTGCAGCTGATGGATGCAGAAGTGAAGCGCCGCAGCACCCATGGGTTGGCAGCGCGCCCACCCACTCCACGTGCGATTACGCTTCCTTGCGGTCCGGGTGAGGTGCTGGACTTGACCTACAGTCCCCCAGCTGAGGCTTTCCCAACACCTCCGCGCTTCGCCTTCCCTTCGCTGCCGCCCCCAGACCCCAGCTCTCTGATGCTGGGTGCTAGAGACCCTGCTACCAACCCTGTGGAGCTGGCACACCAGAGCTGCGACATCAATTTCAGGGAAGTGTTGGAAGACATGCTCCGCTCTTTGCGCGCGGGACCCACCGAAACCCCTGCACCTCTGGTGGGCGTGGGTGGCGGGGGCACAGAGCGACAGAGCGTCATCCACTTCAGCCCACCCTTCCCAAACTCTTAG
- the Sbno2 gene encoding protein strawberry notch homolog 2 isoform 3 (isoform 3 is encoded by transcript variant 3) — MSQLRFWLQFAALNKDPSCLEDLSNASVFSSSVDSLSDIPDTPDFLQADSLNEVPTIWDVSTTSTTHDKLFIPSGPFSAPEDPVTSLSSTPLLISYQSHSQPEEEEGEEEEETEELGHAETYADYVPSKSKIGKQHPDRVVETSTLSSVPPPDITYTLALPTSDNSTLSALQLEAITYACQQHEVLLPSGQRAGFLIGDGAGVGKGRTVAGIIVENYLRGRKKALWFSASNDLKYDAERDLRDIEAPGIAVHALSKIKYGDNTTSEGVLFATYSALIGESQAGGQHRTRLRQILQWCGEGFDGVIVFDECHKAKNASSTKMGKAVLDLQSKLPQARVVYASATGASEPRNMIYMSRLGIWGEGTPFRTFEEFLHAIEKRGVGAMEIVAMDMKVSGMYIARQLSFSGVTFRIEEIPLSPAFQQVYNRAARLWAEALSVFQQAADWIGLESRKSLWGQFWSAHQRFFKYLCIAAKVHRLVELAQQELSRDKCVVIGLQSTGEARTREVLDENEGRLDCFVSAAEGVFLSLIQKHFPSTRRRRDRGGGKRKRRPRGRGPKASRLSLEAAGVIRISDGSSTESDAGLDSDFNSSPESLVDDDVVIVDAPTHPTDDRGEPPSSSQTQGSRHNHMRPIPPNTLVTDGETETHSQGQGYAIK, encoded by the exons ATGTCACAGCTGCGCTTCTGGCTGCAGTTCGCTGCGCTCAACAAG GACCCCTCATGCCTCGAGGACCTCTCCAATGCCTCTGTCTTCTCTTCATCTGTGGATTCCCTGTCAGACATCCCAGACACACCTGACTTCCTGCAGGCTGACAGCCTCAACGAGGTGCCTACCATCTGGGATGTCAGCACCACCTCAACTACCCATGACAAG CTGTTCATACCTAGTGGGCCATTCTCGGCTCCTGAAGACCCGGTGACTTCGCTCTCCAGCACTCCACTTCTCATCAGCTATCAG TCACACAGCCAGcctgaggaggaagaaggggaggaagaggaggagactgaGGAACTGGGCCATGCTGAGACCTATGCTGACTATGTACCATCTAAGT CCAAGATTGGAAAGCAACACCCAGACCGTGTGGTTGAGACCAGCACACTGTCCAGTGTTCCACCCCCGGACATCACCTACACCCTAGCGCTACCCACCTCAGACAACAGCACCCTGTCTGCCCTACAGCTGGAAGCCATCACCTATGCCTGCCAG CAACACGAGGTCCTGCTGCCCAGTGGGCAGCGTGCTGGTTTTCTGATTGGGGATGGGGCCGGCGTGGGCAAGGGCCGCACAGTGGCTGGCATCATAGTGGAGAACTACCTGCGGGGCCGGAAGAAGGCATTGTG GTTCAGTGCCTCCAATGACCTCAAGTATGATGCGGAACGGGACCTGAGAGACATTGAGGCCCCAGGCATTGCAGTGCATGCATTGAGCAAG ATCAAGTACGGTGacaacactacctcagagggtGTCCTCTTTGCCACCTACTCTGCCCTGATTGGAGAAAGCCAGGCAGGTGGGCAGCATCGCACACGCCTCCGCCAGATCCTGCAGTGGTGTGGTGAGGGCTTCGATGGTGTG ATTGTGTTTGACGAGTGCCACAAAGCCAAGAACGCCAGTTCCACTAAGATGGGCAAGGCCGTGCTGGACCTGCAGAGCAAACTGCCCCAGGCTAGGGTGGTGTACGCCAGTGCCACAG GTGCCTCTGAGCCCCGCAACATGATATACATGAGCCGGCTGGGCATTTGGGGTGAGGGCACACCCTTCCGGACCTTTGAGGAGTTCCTGCATGCCATTGAGAAGAG GGGCGTGGGTGCCATGGAGATCGTGGCGATGGACATGAAGGTCAGCGGCATGTACATCGCTCGCCAGCTCAGCTTCTCAGGGGTCACCTTCCGAATCGAGGAGATCCCGCTGTCCCCTGCCTTCCAGCAGGTCTATAATCGGGCAGCCCGGCTG TGGGCCGAGGCCCTGAGCGTGTTCCAGCAGGCAGCTGACTGGATCGGCCTGGAGTCTCGCAAGTCCCTGTGGGGTCAGTTCTGGTCAGCGCACCAGCGCTTCTTTAAGTACCTGTGCATCGCAGCCAAAGTGCACCGGCTAGTGGAGCTGGCACAGCAGGAGCTGAGCAGGGACAAG TGTGTGGTCATCGGGCTGCAGTCCACAGGGGAGGCACGGACTCGAGAGGTGCTGGATGAGAACGAGGGCCGCCTGGACTGCTTCGTCTCCGCAGCAGA AGGTGTCTTCCTGTCCCTGATCCAGAAGCACTTCCCTTCCACCAGGCGGAGGCGTGACCgcggaggaggaaagaggaaac GGCGGCCTCGGGGTCGTGGCCCCAAGGCTTCCAGACTGTCACTGGAGGCAGCAGGAGTTATCCGTATTAGTGATGGCAGCAGCACAGAGTCAGATGCTGGCCTGGATAGCGACTTCAATTCATCCCCAGAATCCCTGGTAGACGATGATGTGGTCATTGTAGACGcccccacacaccccacagatGACCGAGGTGAGCCTCCATCATCCAGCCAGACTCAAGGCAGCAGACATAACCACATGAGGCCTATTCCACCAAACACCCTtgttacagatggggaaactgagactcACAGCCAAGGTCAGGGCTATGCTATCAAATAA